From Candidatus Omnitrophota bacterium:
GCGTTCGTGGAATCGGCTCTCTCCGCCTCGGGACCGAAAAAAGCCTTTACCGTCGCCGTACTCGCCGCTCTTCCCGCCGCCGCGCCGCAGTTCGCCGCCGCTGGATTGGCCGCCGCCGTTTCCAAAAGTTCTCCGGCGGCGAAAGCGGCCGCAGGTATGTTCGCTATGAGTGGGGCGACGTTGGGAGTGCTTCTCGGCTTTTTGGGCGGCGTTCTTGGATTCATGAATGGTTACCGTCAAGCGAAATCCACGCCGGAACGGCGGTATCTCATCCAAATCTCATTAAGGTGTTTATTGTATGTTCTTGCTTATTTCGGAATTATTTTCGCCGCCGCGTATTTCTTCCGCGATTCGATCCAACCCCTTTTTCTTGCCCATCCCAAAGACGTCATGCTTCCCGTCATCTGCGGTTTAACCGTAATTTATACGGTCGGATTGGTCTTGTTGATTAAGCGTTGGAACGTTCGCTTGAAACAAATTCAAATCGAACAGGGAACCTACGTCGATCCCATCGAAGACTATCGAAAATCGCTGCTGACTCCTCCCTCGAAATGGAATCTCATCGGAATGTACGGCGGAAGCATCTTCGGCAGCGCGGCGTGGATCTATCCCAGTGCAATTCTAACCAAGGATTGGATGACGCCCATCGCCGTAACGCTCTTCATCCTGGCGCTCTTTGCAATCAGCGTAACCGCTACTCTGCGCCATGCAAACAAAATGTACAGCTATATTCTAGCAATGCTGCTTGGCTTATTTCTCATGAATATGCTCGTCGTACATCTTAAATGGACCGCCTGGCAGGAAATCGTCTTCCAAGAAACGCCCCTCTGGCTGATCGATGCTCTTATCGCTTCATTATTCTTATGCTTGGCGCAGATGATTTGGAACAGGAAAAAACAATTTCAAGAATTAGCCGATAAGAA
This genomic window contains:
- a CDS encoding RNA polymerase sigma factor; the encoded protein is MNTTMNNDAQVLEACLAGDRNVFGEIVERYQSLVCAIAYNATGDLDQSEELAQETFVTAWKSLRQLRDPSKLKSWLCGIARNLSREWLRHRRRIVSLPEESLDQAAVNPSITPADRVIDKEEEAILWRSIEEIPEAYREPLILFYREQQSVAKVAEALEISEDAAKQRLSRGRKMLKEQVAAFVESALSASGPKKAFTVAVLAALPAAAPQFAAAGLAAAVSKSSPAAKAAAGMFAMSGATLGVLLGFLGGVLGFMNGYRQAKSTPERRYLIQISLRCLLYVLAYFGIIFAAAYFFRDSIQPLFLAHPKDVMLPVICGLTVIYTVGLVLLIKRWNVRLKQIQIEQGTYVDPIEDYRKSLLTPPSKWNLIGMYGGSIFGSAAWIYPSAILTKDWMTPIAVTLFILALFAISVTATLRHANKMYSYILAMLLGLFLMNMLVVHLKWTAWQEIVFQETPLWLIDALIASLFLCLAQMIWNRKKQFQELADKNPSKE